In Allocoprobacillus halotolerans, a genomic segment contains:
- a CDS encoding 2Fe-2S iron-sulfur cluster-binding protein, with the protein MSKIKITINNREVEAYEGQTILEAAKNNGIHIPTLCYFKDITGAGACRVCQVEVEVPKHYVLLVFIPLEQAW; encoded by the coding sequence ATGTCAAAAATAAAAATAACTATTAATAATAGAGAAGTTGAAGCTTATGAAGGACAAACAATCCTTGAAGCTGCCAAAAACAATGGCATTCATATTCCTACTTTATGTTACTTTAAAGATATCACTGGAGCAGGTGCTTGTCGTGTGTGTCAAGTTGAAGTAGAGGTGCCAAAACATTATGTGCTGCTTGTGTTTATCCCGTTAGAGCAGGCATGGTGA
- a CDS encoding NADH-dependent [FeFe] hydrogenase, group A6: MVIKTNSQRALDARRRVVELIVSNHSKDCLSCIRNTNCELQRLCQELGVREDAFAGEKSEPTFDTVSPGIVRNTSKCVLCGRCVETCTKVQGLGILGYMNRGFKTKVAPIYDKSFADVNCMQCGQCINVCPVGALHEKEEIHYVIEALNDPQKHVVVQTAPAVRAALGEEFGMSIGTRVTGKMVHALKLVGFDKVYDTNFGADLTIMEEGYEFLGRLKNQGTLPMITSCSPGWVNYVEHEYPDLLDHLSTCKSPHMMLGAMVKSVYAQKNGIDPRDIFVVSIMPCVAKKGEKIRPENKTAEYQDVDAVLTTRELAKLIKMFGINFRDLKDDDFDQDLFGEYSGAGVIFGASGGVMEAALRTVADVMAHEDLSMIDYYAVRGVEGVKESTIKIGDQTLKVAVVQSMSLAKPLLDDIRAGVSPYHFIEIMGCPGGCINGGGQPYVNATIRNNGFDFKQARAKALYEEDVALPVRKSHKNSQIQELYKSYLGEPNSEKAHHLLHTHYSKKAKFK, from the coding sequence ATGGTGATTAAAACCAATTCACAACGTGCATTAGATGCCAGAAGACGTGTTGTTGAATTAATTGTTTCTAATCATTCAAAAGACTGTCTTTCTTGTATTCGTAATACCAACTGTGAATTACAACGTTTATGTCAAGAATTAGGTGTACGTGAAGATGCGTTTGCAGGTGAAAAGAGCGAACCAACATTTGATACCGTTTCACCAGGAATTGTTCGTAATACATCAAAATGTGTTTTATGTGGACGTTGTGTGGAAACATGTACAAAAGTACAGGGATTAGGTATTCTTGGTTATATGAATCGTGGTTTTAAAACGAAAGTTGCACCAATTTATGATAAAAGTTTTGCTGATGTGAACTGTATGCAATGTGGTCAATGTATCAATGTTTGTCCAGTTGGAGCATTACATGAAAAAGAAGAAATTCATTATGTGATTGAAGCTTTGAATGATCCTCAAAAACATGTTGTGGTGCAAACAGCACCAGCTGTTCGTGCTGCATTAGGTGAAGAATTTGGGATGAGTATTGGGACAAGAGTCACAGGTAAAATGGTTCATGCCTTAAAACTTGTTGGTTTTGATAAAGTTTATGATACAAACTTTGGAGCTGATTTAACAATTATGGAAGAAGGTTATGAATTTTTAGGACGTTTGAAAAATCAAGGAACTTTACCAATGATTACATCATGTAGTCCAGGTTGGGTAAATTATGTTGAACATGAATATCCAGATTTATTAGACCATCTTTCAACTTGTAAATCTCCACATATGATGCTTGGAGCAATGGTAAAATCAGTCTATGCTCAAAAAAATGGAATTGATCCACGTGATATTTTTGTTGTATCAATCATGCCATGTGTTGCTAAAAAAGGTGAAAAAATACGTCCCGAAAATAAAACGGCTGAATATCAAGATGTTGATGCTGTTTTGACAACACGAGAACTTGCCAAATTGATTAAAATGTTTGGTATTAATTTTAGAGATTTAAAAGATGATGACTTTGATCAGGATCTTTTTGGAGAATATAGTGGAGCTGGTGTTATCTTTGGTGCCAGTGGTGGTGTTATGGAAGCTGCTTTAAGAACAGTGGCTGATGTGATGGCACATGAAGATTTATCTATGATTGATTATTATGCTGTAAGAGGTGTTGAAGGTGTCAAAGAATCAACAATTAAAATTGGTGATCAAACATTAAAAGTAGCGGTTGTACAAAGCATGTCATTAGCTAAACCTCTATTAGATGATATTAGAGCCGGTGTTTCTCCTTATCATTTTATTGAAATTATGGGATGCCCAGGTGGGTGTATTAATGGTGGTGGACAACCATATGTCAATGCTACCATTAGAAATAATGGCTTTGATTTTAAACAGGCAAGAGCAAAAGCTTTATATGAAGAAGATGTTGCTTTACCAGTTCGTAAATCTCATAAAAACTCACAAATACAAGAGTTATACAAAAGCTATTTAGGTGAACCAAATAGCGAAAAAGCTCACCATTTACTTCATACACATTATTCTAAAAAAGCTAAGTTTAAATAG